In the genome of Sphingomonas alpina, the window AACGGGGATGCCGGCTGGGCAGAGGCGCGCGCAAGCGCCAGGGCAGGAAGGGCAAGAGCGGCGGCAGCGAGCACGGCGCGGCGATTGAGCGATGTGTAGGTCATGCCGCCGGATGAGCCGTTCACGGTTCCGGCCGCCAGCCTGCTTCGGTCAATGGCGCCCGGGAATCGGCGAATGGCGGTGCATCTCGGCGAACAGCGCCCTAGAGGAAGCCCATGTGGCGAATCCTGCTCCTCACCGTTTTCCTGACGGGTCTCGCGACCCCGGTCCTGGCCCAGGATCTGCCGTGGCAAGCCTGCCGTGGCGCGATCGGTCCGGCCGGCCCAGTACTGAGCGACTGTCGCCCGATCCGGGATTTCATCGATCCGCAAGGGCGTGAGCTCTGGATTCGGTCCACCCTCGGCGCGCCCGCCGATACCCGGCCGCGCGTCCTTTATGTGGGGGGCGTCGCCTCATCGGAGGCCTGGTTCAACGGCCAGCGGCTGGGTGCCAACGGCCAACCCGGCGCCACCGCACGTGCCGAGAGCCCCGGTCGCTACCAGGCGATCTTTCCGATCCGCGAGAGCGCATGGCGGCCCGGCGGGAACATGGTGGTGTTGCACCTGTCATCCTTCCATGGCGGCTTGCATTTCGCCCGCCCCATGAGCGCCATTGGCATCGGCCCCTATCCCTATGCACAGCAGATCGTGCCGCTGGCCGTCACTTTCGTGGCGGCCGGCACCCTGCTGGCCGCGGCGTTCGGCTTCGGCGCCATCCACGCCATGCGTCGTACGGGATCAAGTCTGATCCTGACCGCGATGGCCGGGGTCGCGGCCCTGCAGGCCATCGTCGAGAGCCTGCGAACGCTGTTCGACTATTCCTATCCCCTGCACGCCTGGCGGATGAGTGCCATCTGGGCGCTCGCGGCCGCCTTCGCGATCCTGCTGGTGAGCTATGCGTCCACCCGCTTCCTGCCCAAGGCGCGGCGCCTGATGACCGGCCTGGCCATTGGCATGGTAGGGGCCACGGTCCTGCTGCCGGGCTTCGACCTGAAGACGGTCTGGGCGTTGATCCTTGGGGCGGGGCTCGCCGCCCTGCCGGCCGCGGCGGGCGTACGCATGCGCGTGCCTGGCGCCCAACCGACCCTGGCCTGGCTGGTGCTATTCCTTACGTTGGCGCTTGGGTTCCCCGAATGGCTGGCCGATCTTTCCTACTTCCTGCTCGCCGCTGGCCTGGTGTTGCCGCTGCTGATGGTCGAGGTCGTGCGGTTGGGCCGCGACGACCGTGGCCGCGAGGCCGCCCTGACTCGCGCCGCCAGCCGTCCCGACCGTCTGACCGTGGCCTCGGCGCGGGGCGTCGAACTGGTGCCGATCGCGGAGATCCTGGCCGTGGTGGGGGCCGATGACTATGTCGAGTTGCGGCTGGTTGGCGGCCGCAGCCTGTTGCACGCCGCGCGCCTGGACGGCCTGGCGGCCCAGTTGCCGGCAAGCTTTCTGCGCGTGCACCGCTCGGTGATCGCCAACCTTTCCCAGGTGCAGCGCCTTGAGCGCGACGGCGACCGCTGGCGGCTGCATATGCGCGAGGGCGCGCCCCTGCCGGTCAGCCGCTCCCGCCAGCCTGCGCTGCGCGAAGCCATGGATGTTCCGCCGCCGGCGATGACGGCGGTTGCGCCATAGCCACGCGCGAGCCGCCTTACGCCGGCTGTCGTCATTCACCGTTCTCACACGGCATTCACCGATCCGGTATTGGGTTGCCGCCGGAACTGGGGTCTTGCGGTCCCGAGTTCATCGGAGAGTTCAATGCGTCCAATGCGTTTCGTTACCGTCGCGGCCCTGTCGTGCCTTCCCGCCAGCGTCGCCTGGGGTTCCGCTCCACAATATGCGGCGCGCTCAGCCGTCGCGACGCCGCAGGATCGGCCGGCAATCGACCTCGATGCGGACTTTGCGTCGATCGCGCCGACAGGGCCCGGCTGCGCGGTGGGCGTAGCGGTTGCCGGGGCAGCACCAGTGACACGCGCCTATGGGCTGGCCGATTTGGAACACCCGGTGCCGCTTGGTGCGGATAGTGTTTTCGAGACAGGCTCGCTCGCCAAGCAGTTCACCGCCGCC includes:
- a CDS encoding LytR/AlgR family response regulator transcription factor — translated: MWRILLLTVFLTGLATPVLAQDLPWQACRGAIGPAGPVLSDCRPIRDFIDPQGRELWIRSTLGAPADTRPRVLYVGGVASSEAWFNGQRLGANGQPGATARAESPGRYQAIFPIRESAWRPGGNMVVLHLSSFHGGLHFARPMSAIGIGPYPYAQQIVPLAVTFVAAGTLLAAAFGFGAIHAMRRTGSSLILTAMAGVAALQAIVESLRTLFDYSYPLHAWRMSAIWALAAAFAILLVSYASTRFLPKARRLMTGLAIGMVGATVLLPGFDLKTVWALILGAGLAALPAAAGVRMRVPGAQPTLAWLVLFLTLALGFPEWLADLSYFLLAAGLVLPLLMVEVVRLGRDDRGREAALTRAASRPDRLTVASARGVELVPIAEILAVVGADDYVELRLVGGRSLLHAARLDGLAAQLPASFLRVHRSVIANLSQVQRLERDGDRWRLHMREGAPLPVSRSRQPALREAMDVPPPAMTAVAP